A single Pseudodesulfovibrio aespoeensis Aspo-2 DNA region contains:
- the atpF gene encoding F0F1 ATP synthase subunit B → MKRVYVFFAVLVAALAMASFAFASADGALFTAQNLKDYALRVVNFIIFAFLLYKFGGAKIKAFFVGRRDQIKQELDDLQARQAAAEKKLKEVETGIANMAQEKKAILDQARVQGEAIKAAIIEKAHNDAEALKAQAKRTAANEVQAAIDSIRAEMADMVVAAAEKIVAEKLSAQDHEKLVDDYLTKVVLN, encoded by the coding sequence TTGAAACGGGTGTATGTGTTTTTTGCGGTCCTCGTGGCCGCTCTGGCGATGGCTTCCTTCGCCTTTGCCTCTGCCGACGGTGCGCTGTTCACGGCGCAAAATCTGAAGGACTACGCGTTGCGCGTCGTCAACTTCATCATTTTTGCGTTCCTGCTCTATAAGTTTGGCGGAGCCAAGATCAAGGCCTTCTTCGTTGGTCGTCGCGACCAGATCAAGCAGGAGCTGGACGACCTTCAGGCCCGTCAGGCCGCTGCCGAGAAGAAGCTCAAGGAGGTCGAGACCGGCATCGCCAACATGGCGCAGGAGAAGAAGGCAATTCTTGACCAGGCCAGGGTGCAGGGCGAGGCCATCAAGGCCGCCATCATCGAAAAGGCCCACAACGACGCCGAGGCGCTGAAGGCGCAGGCCAAGCGCACGGCTGCCAACGAGGTCCAGGCCGCCATCGACTCCATCCGCGCCGAGATGGCGGACATGGTCGTTGCCGCCGCCGAGAAGATCGTCGCCGAGAAGCTCAGCGCGCAGGATCACGAGAAACTCGTGGATGACTACTTAACAAAGGTGGTGCTCAATTGA
- the atpD gene encoding F0F1 ATP synthase subunit beta, with protein sequence MANTGKIAQVIGAVVDVEFADGTLPNILSALEIKNPNNTDAPVLICEVAQHLGNNVVRTIAMDATEGLVRGMAALDLGQPISVPVGSGSLGRIMNVVGEPADEMGPIPCEKRMPIHRLAPSFTEQSTKVELLETGIKVVDLLIPFPKGGKMGLFGGAGVGKTVILMEMINNIAKQHGGISVFAGVGERTREGNDLYHEMKDAGVLEKAALVYGQMNEPPGARARVALTALTCAEYFRDEEGQDVLLFVDNIFRFTQAGAEVSALLGRMPSAVGYQPTLGTDLGGLQERITSTNKGSITSVQAVYVPADDLTDPAPATTFSHLDGTLVLSRAISELGIYPAVDPLDSTSRILDPHVIGEVHYATAREVQSVLQKYKELQDIIAILGMDELSDEDKSTVARARRIQRFLSQPFHVAEVFTGVAGKYVKTEDTVKAFRDILDGKYDDLPEQAFYMCGGIEEAIEKAKQ encoded by the coding sequence ATGGCTAATACTGGTAAAATTGCACAGGTAATCGGCGCCGTTGTCGACGTCGAATTTGCCGATGGGACTCTTCCCAACATTCTGTCCGCGTTGGAGATTAAGAACCCGAACAATACGGATGCTCCCGTATTGATCTGCGAAGTCGCGCAGCACCTGGGTAACAACGTTGTCCGCACCATTGCCATGGACGCCACCGAAGGTCTCGTCCGCGGCATGGCCGCCCTTGACCTTGGTCAGCCGATCTCTGTTCCGGTCGGTTCCGGTTCGCTGGGCCGCATCATGAACGTTGTGGGTGAGCCTGCCGATGAAATGGGTCCGATTCCGTGCGAGAAGCGCATGCCGATCCACCGTCTCGCGCCGTCCTTCACCGAGCAGTCCACCAAGGTCGAGCTGCTCGAGACCGGCATCAAGGTCGTTGACCTGCTCATCCCGTTCCCCAAGGGTGGCAAGATGGGCCTCTTCGGCGGCGCAGGCGTCGGCAAGACCGTTATTCTCATGGAGATGATCAACAACATCGCCAAGCAGCACGGCGGCATCTCCGTGTTCGCCGGTGTTGGCGAGCGCACCCGTGAGGGCAACGACCTCTACCACGAAATGAAGGACGCCGGCGTTCTGGAGAAAGCCGCGTTGGTCTACGGCCAGATGAACGAGCCTCCGGGAGCCCGCGCCCGTGTCGCCCTGACCGCCCTGACCTGCGCCGAGTACTTCCGCGATGAGGAAGGCCAGGACGTGCTGCTCTTCGTTGACAACATCTTCCGCTTCACCCAGGCGGGTGCCGAGGTTTCCGCACTGCTGGGCCGCATGCCTTCCGCGGTTGGCTACCAGCCGACCCTGGGCACCGACCTCGGTGGCCTGCAGGAGCGCATCACCTCCACCAACAAGGGTTCCATCACCTCGGTCCAGGCCGTGTACGTGCCTGCCGACGACTTGACCGACCCGGCCCCGGCCACGACCTTCTCGCACCTGGACGGTACCCTGGTTCTGTCCCGCGCGATCTCCGAGCTCGGCATCTACCCTGCTGTTGATCCGCTCGACTCCACCTCCCGCATCCTGGACCCCCACGTTATCGGTGAGGTGCACTACGCCACCGCCCGCGAGGTCCAGTCCGTGTTGCAGAAGTACAAGGAACTCCAGGACATCATCGCCATTCTTGGTATGGACGAGCTCTCGGACGAAGACAAGTCGACCGTTGCCCGCGCACGCCGGATTCAGCGTTTCCTGTCCCAGCCGTTCCACGTTGCCGAGGTCTTCACCGGTGTTGCCGGCAAGTACGTCAAGACCGAAGACACTGTTAAGGCCTTCCGTGACATTCTCGACGGCAAGTACGATGACCTGCCCGAGCAGGCCTTCTACATGTGCGGCGGAATCGAGGAAGCCATCGAAAAAGCCAAGCAGTAA
- a CDS encoding ATP synthase F0 subunit B, with amino-acid sequence MVLPDKTIIIQGVNFLVTVFVLNVLLIKPIREIISKRKGLMADQMEKIDAFNANAAKKVEDYEAQLASARKEANEIRTSMKQAATAEEQALVSAAGTEAAGTIQSARAEIKVQVQGAMDQLTRDVNKFAEQATGKILGQA; translated from the coding sequence ATGGTTTTACCTGACAAAACAATTATTATCCAAGGTGTGAACTTCCTTGTCACGGTCTTCGTGCTGAATGTTCTGCTGATCAAGCCCATCCGGGAAATAATCAGCAAACGCAAGGGCTTGATGGCTGACCAGATGGAGAAGATCGACGCCTTCAACGCCAATGCGGCCAAGAAGGTTGAGGACTACGAGGCGCAGCTTGCCAGCGCGCGCAAAGAGGCCAATGAGATCCGCACCTCCATGAAGCAGGCCGCCACTGCCGAAGAGCAGGCGCTCGTGTCTGCGGCTGGCACCGAGGCGGCTGGCACCATCCAGTCCGCGCGCGCCGAGATCAAGGTCCAGGTGCAGGGCGCCATGGACCAGTTGACCAGGGACGTGAACAAATTCGCCGAGCAAGCCACGGGCAAGATCCTTGGTCAGGCTTAG
- the atpH gene encoding ATP synthase F1 subunit delta, with product MTGNVVSRRYAKALFAIGAAKGEAEQKAYGDQLLELAESLGKAPEALAFFKNPSFSAEEKKAVLNKIVEKASVDPMVRNFCDLLADKGRAEMLPAIASDYKVMMDVVSGILTGELVTVSDISEERRAQVKARLEGQCGKKLELTFSADKAILGGIVLKIGDKVMDASLKAQLQILKENIKRGE from the coding sequence TTGACCGGTAACGTAGTATCCCGCCGCTACGCCAAGGCCCTTTTCGCCATCGGCGCCGCCAAGGGCGAGGCAGAGCAGAAAGCGTACGGCGACCAGTTGTTGGAACTGGCCGAGTCCCTGGGCAAAGCTCCGGAGGCTCTGGCTTTCTTCAAGAACCCTTCCTTCAGCGCGGAAGAGAAGAAGGCTGTTCTCAACAAGATAGTTGAAAAGGCATCGGTGGATCCGATGGTCAGAAACTTCTGCGACCTGCTGGCCGACAAGGGCCGGGCCGAGATGCTTCCCGCCATCGCTTCCGATTACAAGGTGATGATGGACGTCGTGTCCGGCATCCTCACAGGTGAGCTCGTCACCGTGAGCGATATCAGCGAGGAGAGAAGGGCGCAGGTCAAGGCGCGCCTCGAAGGGCAGTGCGGCAAGAAGCTCGAGCTGACCTTCTCGGCTGACAAGGCCATCCTCGGCGGCATCGTCCTCAAGATCGGGGACAAGGTCATGGACGCAAGCCTCAAGGCTCAACTGCAGATTTTGAAGGAAAATATTAAAAGGGGTGAGTAG
- the atpA gene encoding F0F1 ATP synthase subunit alpha, whose product MQIKAEEISKIIQDQIQDYESRVEMSETGTVLYVGDGIARVHGVQNVMAMELLEFPGGLMGMVLNLEEDNVGVALLGEDRGVKEGDPVKRTGKIYSVPVGPALAGRVVNPLGEPIDGLGPIDTTETRPVEMKAPGIIARKSVHEPCYTGLKAIDAMTPVGRGQRELVIGDRQTGKTAVCVDAILAQKTTDVHCFYVAIGQKKASVALVAEILRQHGAMEYTTIISATASEPAPLQFIAAYTGATMAEYYRDKGEHALICYDDLSKQATAYRQMSLLLRRPPGREAYPGDVFYLHSRLLERSCKVNDSLGAGSLTALPVIETQAGDVSAYIPTNVISITDGQIYLEPNLFLAGVRPAINVGLSVSRVGGSAQIKAMKQVAGTLRLDLAQYRELAAFASFGSDLDKATQQKLNRGARMVEVLKQPQYKPQTVQQQVSILFAATRGYLDDVPVASVQKFEAEFHEFMANAKSAVLDSIVEKQQIDADVEAGLRAAIDEFKKGFSA is encoded by the coding sequence ATGCAGATCAAAGCAGAAGAAATCAGCAAAATCATTCAGGACCAGATTCAGGACTATGAGTCTCGTGTTGAAATGAGCGAGACCGGCACCGTCCTCTATGTCGGCGACGGTATCGCTCGTGTACACGGTGTCCAGAACGTTATGGCCATGGAGCTGCTGGAGTTTCCCGGCGGCCTGATGGGCATGGTGCTCAACCTGGAAGAAGACAACGTCGGTGTCGCGCTTCTGGGCGAAGACCGGGGTGTCAAGGAAGGCGACCCGGTCAAGCGTACCGGAAAGATCTATTCCGTTCCCGTCGGCCCCGCCCTGGCAGGCCGCGTGGTCAACCCCCTGGGCGAGCCCATCGACGGACTCGGACCCATCGACACCACCGAGACGCGTCCGGTCGAGATGAAGGCTCCGGGCATCATCGCCCGTAAGTCCGTTCACGAGCCGTGCTACACCGGCCTCAAGGCCATCGATGCAATGACCCCTGTTGGCCGCGGCCAGCGCGAGCTCGTCATCGGTGACCGCCAGACCGGCAAGACCGCGGTGTGCGTGGACGCCATCCTGGCTCAGAAGACCACGGACGTGCATTGCTTCTATGTCGCCATCGGTCAGAAAAAAGCCTCTGTCGCCCTGGTTGCCGAGATTCTTCGTCAGCATGGCGCGATGGAATACACCACCATCATTTCCGCCACCGCTTCCGAGCCGGCGCCGCTCCAGTTCATCGCCGCGTACACCGGTGCCACCATGGCGGAGTACTACCGCGATAAAGGCGAGCACGCCCTTATCTGCTACGACGACCTTTCCAAGCAGGCCACTGCCTACCGCCAGATGTCCCTGCTGCTTCGCCGCCCTCCGGGACGTGAAGCCTACCCCGGTGACGTTTTCTACCTGCACTCCCGGCTGCTGGAGCGCTCCTGCAAGGTCAACGACAGCCTTGGTGCCGGTTCCCTGACGGCCCTGCCGGTCATCGAAACCCAGGCCGGTGACGTTTCCGCGTACATCCCGACCAACGTTATCTCCATCACCGATGGTCAGATATACCTGGAGCCGAACCTGTTCCTGGCCGGTGTCCGTCCCGCCATCAACGTCGGTCTGTCTGTCTCCCGCGTTGGCGGCTCCGCACAGATCAAGGCCATGAAGCAGGTTGCCGGTACCCTCCGGCTCGACCTCGCTCAGTACCGCGAGCTTGCCGCCTTCGCCAGCTTCGGTTCCGACCTTGACAAGGCCACCCAGCAGAAACTGAACCGTGGCGCCCGCATGGTCGAAGTTCTGAAGCAGCCCCAGTACAAGCCGCAGACCGTTCAGCAGCAGGTTTCCATTCTGTTTGCCGCAACGCGTGGCTACCTGGACGACGTTCCTGTCGCTTCCGTGCAGAAGTTTGAGGCCGAGTTTCATGAATTCATGGCCAACGCCAAATCCGCAGTGCTCGACTCCATTGTTGAGAAACAGCAGATTGATGCCGATGTCGAAGCGGGCCTCAGGGCTGCTATCGATGAGTTCAAGAAAGGCTTCAGCGCTTAA
- a CDS encoding F0F1 ATP synthase subunit epsilon, with the protein MANTLKLEIVTPDRKVLSEDVEYVGAPGILGEFGVLPSHVPFLSALGIGNLHYKQEGKAHYVFVSGGFAEVSNNKVTILAEVAEKATEIDIDRAQKARERAEERNAQAKEKIDAARNQAALRRAIARMSCQRSGKSAGTC; encoded by the coding sequence ATGGCCAATACTCTGAAGCTTGAGATTGTCACTCCCGACCGGAAGGTGCTTTCCGAGGACGTGGAATACGTGGGTGCCCCCGGCATCCTCGGTGAGTTCGGCGTACTGCCGAGCCACGTCCCCTTCCTTTCCGCGCTCGGGATAGGCAATCTGCACTACAAACAGGAAGGCAAGGCGCACTATGTCTTCGTCTCGGGCGGATTCGCCGAGGTCAGCAACAACAAGGTGACCATCCTTGCAGAAGTTGCGGAAAAGGCCACCGAGATCGACATTGACCGCGCCCAGAAGGCCCGCGAACGCGCTGAAGAGCGCAACGCACAGGCCAAGGAGAAGATCGACGCTGCCCGCAACCAGGCCGCCCTGCGCAGGGCCATCGCCCGGATGTCCTGCCAGCGCTCCGGCAAGAGCGCAGGCACCTGCTAG
- a CDS encoding F0F1 ATP synthase subunit gamma has protein sequence MASLKDVQNKIVGVKKTKQITKAMNMVASAKLRNAQDRIERFRPYADKFYEMLGDLAAGADASVHPLLEVRDEVKTVAIMVTTSDRGLCGAFNVNIITKAMKLAQSKAKEGKAVKMYCIGKKARDAFRKTEFEIVRAQADAMGSFDFTLAASVGNELIAGYVAGELDEVHVVFGEFKSIAKQIPVDLTVLPMATTEAGEAASGGSGDYLYEPSVEGLLAELLPRFIKVQVYRGLLDTSASEHAARMAAMDNATRACDDLTKSLTLLYNKTRQAAITADLMDIVGGAEALKG, from the coding sequence ATGGCATCGTTAAAAGACGTCCAAAACAAGATTGTTGGCGTCAAGAAAACCAAGCAGATCACCAAGGCCATGAACATGGTGGCCTCGGCAAAACTGCGCAACGCACAGGATCGTATTGAACGATTCCGTCCGTATGCGGACAAGTTTTACGAGATGCTCGGTGACTTGGCAGCCGGTGCGGATGCATCGGTACATCCGCTGCTGGAAGTCCGGGACGAAGTGAAAACCGTGGCGATCATGGTGACCACTTCTGATCGTGGCCTCTGCGGCGCATTCAACGTGAATATCATAACAAAGGCTATGAAGCTGGCTCAATCGAAGGCCAAAGAAGGCAAGGCAGTCAAGATGTACTGCATCGGGAAGAAAGCCCGCGACGCCTTCAGAAAAACGGAATTCGAAATCGTACGGGCGCAAGCCGATGCGATGGGCAGCTTTGATTTCACCCTGGCCGCAAGCGTCGGCAACGAGCTCATCGCTGGTTACGTCGCTGGCGAGCTTGATGAAGTGCATGTTGTCTTCGGTGAATTCAAGAGCATTGCCAAGCAGATTCCTGTCGACCTCACCGTCCTGCCCATGGCTACGACGGAAGCTGGCGAAGCCGCCTCAGGCGGTTCCGGGGACTACTTGTATGAGCCGTCTGTGGAGGGCTTGCTGGCCGAGCTTCTGCCTCGGTTCATCAAGGTGCAGGTTTACCGTGGTCTGCTCGACACGTCCGCGTCCGAGCACGCCGCACGCATGGCCGCGATGGATAACGCCACCCGCGCCTGCGATGACCTGACGAAGTCTCTGACGTTGTTGTACAACAAGACCAGACAGGCAGCCATCACTGCCGATCTCATGGACATTGTCGGCGGCGCTGAAGCGCTGAAAGGATAA